One Aegilops tauschii subsp. strangulata cultivar AL8/78 chromosome 2, Aet v6.0, whole genome shotgun sequence genomic window, GCATCCCATAGAAGGCGCCATGGCCGGCGCGCTGCTTCAGGTGCTGCCATTTCCTCGAAGCGTCCAGGCTTATTGTTTGGTTGTCGTTAAGGCCGTCACCATGCCACTCGAATGATTCTGCATCCACTAGCTTGCCAGCCTCATTGCAAGCAAACAAGTACTCAGGCTTCAGTATCCACCTGTTTTTATTTTCCAAAAAACCCAACAAACATTCATTCAGGTGTGTTCCACGGAAACAGCAAGTAATTCTGAATGGTAAttattactactactactggaGCGCATGAAGGATTTACCTCCCAGCTGCAGCAGCTGCAAAGAATTTTTCGGTTCTGCGGAGCTCAGGGGTGATAAAATGTGTCGCTTGGAAAGACCAGTGGTGTGAGGGACAGCAGATCCTTCCCTTCAGGCGTAGAAATATTGACCTGCACTCCTTTCTCAACAGGCGATGCCCACTTGAAATAAACCATGTAGGTTCTGGTTCCCACATGGCCAAGGATCCATCATCATTTCCCCCTGTCATACTGCGGTCATCAATCACATATTTGTAATTCTCTACAGCTATTCTGGCGCATTCAGAACTCACACGTTTTTCCCCATGTTTTGATTTAGGAGCGAGACTAGTATTGGCTGGTATGTTTTCCTTGTTATTGTGGTCAGTTTTCTGTCTCTTTCTGCTTCTAGGTTTAGAGCTTTGCAAATCTTCTGGTCTATCTTCGCAGGCTTCATCAGCATTGTGGAGACCCTTGTACACTGTCACCATGCCAGCATTTGTGGAACTCTCTGCAGGCAACGTTGATGCTTCAGATAAGACACTAACTGTTCTGCAAGCCTCACTGTCAGATCTCCCTTCTTGGAAAGAAGATACTCTCCTCCTCTTGGGCTTCAGGACTCTTTTGGGGATACATGTTTCAGAGTTATCTGCAGTTGCACTGCTTGAAACCTTTGAAGTGGAACCTTCTGCACTCACCGCCTCAAGAAAACTTAACTCGAAAGATACTCTTTCGGTTTTACCAGCGGTTGGGCATGCGCTGGTTGTAGGGTTTTCCTCCATATTCATATTAGCAGGCTTCATCTTGTAAACCACTATCGCATCATTCATCTGACTGTTGGATTTGAGTGGGCTCTTAGCAACTGCGCTCCTTGATCTGCTCAAGATTTCTTCAGGCACGAATGTTGTGCTTTCAGCAGCATTCAGGCTACAGTTCTTTCCAAGATCTGCTTCGACACTGCCATTGGAAAGAACTTTACCATGCTTGGACTTGTAAGCAGCAAGGTCACAGTTACTATGTACAGATACAGCAGCCGTTTCATCCTCAGGAATCTGTGACCTCTTGGCACCAAGATTTCTCACACTAGAAGTTGATACTTTCTGGGGAAATACTCCAAATTCACCAGGGACTGCAGTAATTGGGATCTCCTTAGGGCCTGCTTGGAAGGTTGCACGAGAACCCATTGAGTCATGCTCTGAGTCTGCGGCTACAGCTTCAACTTTGTCAGCTTGTGATGCATGCGCATGGGCATCAGGATCAGCAGAAATTGTCACAACATTTGTGTTTGGAGTGCTTAGTCTGTCAGCTCTGACATCAAGTGACCTTTTACTGACATCTTCTACTTCCCTAATCTGCTGTGAAGTCTCCAAGCGTCTTCCTGCAGGAACCACTGCATCTGCATTGCCAGTGAAGACAGTAGGACCATGGATAGGTAAATTGCCATCAGGATTAGCAGAAATTGCTACACCATTTGTTTTGGGAGTGTTCAGTATGTCAGCAATGACGTCAAGTGACCTTTCACTTGCATCTTCCACTTCCCTAATCTGTTGCGAAGTTGATACTTCCTGGGAAAATACTCCAAATTCACCAGGGACTGCAGTGATTGGGATCTCCATAGGGCCTGCTTCAAAGGTTTTATGAGAAGCCAACTTGTCATGTTCTGAGTCTGCAGCTACAACTTCAACTTTATCAGTTTGTGGTGCATGTGCATGGGCTTCAGGATCAGCAGAAATTGTCCCAACATTGGTGTTTGGGGTGCTCAGTGTGTCAGCCATGACATCAACTGACCATTCACTTGCATCTTTCACTTCCCTAATCTGTTGCAAAGCACCGACATGTGTTCCTGCAGGAACATCTGCATTGCCATAGAAGACAGAAGGACCATTAATGGGTATGTGACCATAAAGATCAGCAGGAGTTCTGCCTCTGCTATCAGACAAGCCTCTATCAGAACTTTGTGCTTCATCTTCGGAATCTTTAGCTTCTGCCTCCATTATCTCCAATTCCCAACAACTGAATATATGAATACAAAAACTCAGAACTGATGCATTACATATTTACATAAACTGTAATGGGCAATAAACCAACCAGATCTAATGTATTACATATTACAAATTTACATAAACTGCAACGAGCAATCAACCAGGCATCGTGAACATGATACTGGGGTTGGCTGAAAAAGGTAGTAAGGTTGAGCGATTGGAACTATACACCCAAAAGCAAAAAGGTAATATCAAATGCAAAATGCAAGGTGGTAGATAATTGTACCTTCTGGCAGTATAATTATCAACAGGAAGAATGTCCCATGCCTTTAAGCTGCAGCAAAAACATATACAGCATTCAGCAAATACAATAATGATAAGATGCAATAACCTTTCAGGTACAGTGATTAAAAACATACCAGTCTTCCAACCACTGGTGATTAATAATATTAATCTTCACCATTTTAGCAAGCTCGTACTCCTCACCTGGCACAATTTGGAAAAAAGTAGCGAATTACATTGAAGGTATGAAATAGTAGTGGAACAAACTGAATGCAGAGCAGAATAAAAAAAACAGAATCCTAATTTCCAGGAGACTGGTCAGAGGCATGATATGATATGCATTATTGAACTCATATCTGATGCGCAAGACTAACCCAAACTAAAGACAAAGGGAAATCAAAATCCTGAACTGTCTGCATTTAACTATCAATATCTCAGAAAAACCACCATGTTGACATCTCTATTCAAAAATGGAGATAGCTGCTAATATTCTGACTTATACAGCAATTCAAATTTCTGTAACAGAAAACAACAAGATTAAATAAAAAAAGTTATCAAAATGGAATGCATGCTAATAAAACGTTAACAAAAAGATGAACACTAACGATACAACAAGTACAGTCAGTGCAATGCAAACAATTAAGAACTTGTATGCAACACTGTTAAGGAAACAACGTGCCTTCGAATTTGTAGCAGACGAGATGGGTAGTCGTTTTCGTTGTCAAAGGCTTGGAGAACCGCGCTCCCATCATATTAACCATTTTCTACATTTGACAGTAAAATGAGCAGTGAAGGGATTGTGATGAGAAGTCGAGGACAAAATATAATTTAGTCTTCATATTGATTATTGATTATGAGATAGAGATGAAAATCTTCGTACAACAAAGGAGTCAAAATGTACTTAAACAACTGGCATAGACCGACTTGCATATCTTAGTGACGAGTCTATGCCACCAGCAAAATGATTAATTTGGAGCATGCTTTGTGTCAGTGAACTGATTTAGCAGTATAACAAATCACACAGCAAAACAAATGGATAACTGGTGTGATCAAAGCTACAAGCTCTCCAAACAAGGGGAAAAAACTTCAGCACACCAAAAAGTAATACTGTTCCACTGTCAACCAAACATAGTCACAGTAAATGATCAAATCAGAACAAGCCTTGTTCATATTCACTGTATAGCATAGTTGCATGATCTAGCAACAGTCAGTCTTGGACCTCTACACTAGGAAGCATGATAACTGAACTGATAGTGATTATTACCATTATGGCTTCACGCCCGTTCTGTCTTTGGTAGCCCGACAAGGAAATGCACAGCGATTCAGCACCCGGTATGTCTTCCAAATCTCTCACTGGCCTATACAGTACCTGCGAAATCGAAAAATCGCCAAGCTAGTCAGCAGAGAAGTACTAGTGCATAGTGGAAAAGGCATCGCTTGCTAAGCTTGCtgaaaataaaacagaaaactCGAACCCACATGATCGGCATCAACCATGGCTCCGAGATCCACGGAGTCGTCCACCCACAGCCCAGTCACGACCTTCCTACCGTCCTTCCGCGCCGCCACGCACACCGGGTCGTCCTGCATTTCGGATGGGGCTTCAACCACAAGAAAAAAAAACAGTGAAGCACGGAGGAGGGGATTCAAATTACAGGTCCAGCAGAACTCACGTCGACGAGTCCGCTGACGACTAGGTGGGTGCATCCCTCCCGCGCAGCCCCTGCGTCGGCGCCGCCGTGCCGTACCATCTCCGACCGGTACTGCCGTGCCAACATTGAAACGTAAGTGAGAGGCGGGGCCAGGCCAAATCCACGGAACCGAGACGGAATCGAAACGAATCGGTGAGAGTGGTTGCAAAACCTGCGCGTGGGAGACGGGATCGAAACCGAGGGGAGGATCCATATATATGCATACGATCCTCCCCTCTGGTTCCGAAACGGAGTAGTAATGCGGTTATACCAGATCCATATATATGCATACGATCGGAACAAACTACCAGAGCAGGACTACGGGGCACCGACTATCACGCTTCACGCGATCCAGAGAGATCCAGAGAGCTTGCATCAATCAATCAATGGCGTCGCCGTTGTCTGAGATTCCCGAGGACGTGCTACACCTCATCATCGACGGCCTCGTTTCCTCCACTGATCGGCGTGGCCTCGTCTCCACGGCGTGGTCTGGACTACGCCGGCTCCTCCACTTCTCCGATGGCTTCGAGGCGGCGCGCCGTGCCCGGCACTCGGTCTCGGCCGATCGCGCTCGCTTCCGGGCCGTCTGTCGTTCGTGGCACTTGGCTATGCGCCAGCACGTTCCGGCTCCAAGGCAGATCCCCTGGATTGTCATGTCCGATGGCTCGTTCCTCACACCTTCGGACGTTGCCGGCACCTCGCCCGCGCGCATCCCCTCCTTGCCCAGGAACGCGAGATGCGTAGCCTCGGCTGATAGTTGGCTCCTTCTCGACCG contains:
- the LOC109781087 gene encoding uncharacterized protein, producing MVKINIINHQWLEDCLKAWDILPVDNYTARSCWELEIMEAEAKDSEDEAQSSDRGLSDSRGRTPADLYGHIPINGPSVFYGNADVPAGTHVGALQQIREVKDASEWSVDVMADTLSTPNTNVGTISADPEAHAHAPQTDKVEVVAADSEHDKLASHKTFEAGPMEIPITAVPGEFGVFSQEVSTSQQIREVEDASERSLDVIADILNTPKTNGVAISANPDGNLPIHGPTVFTGNADAVVPAGRRLETSQQIREVEDVSKRSLDVRADRLSTPNTNVVTISADPDAHAHASQADKVEAVAADSEHDSMGSRATFQAGPKEIPITAVPGEFGVFPQKVSTSSVRNLGAKRSQIPEDETAAVSVHSNCDLAAYKSKHGKVLSNGSVEADLGKNCSLNAAESTTFVPEEILSRSRSAVAKSPLKSNSQMNDAIVVYKMKPANMNMEENPTTSACPTAGKTERVSFELSFLEAVSAEGSTSKVSSSATADNSETCIPKRVLKPKRRRVSSFQEGRSDSEACRTVSVLSEASTLPAESSTNAGMVTVYKGLHNADEACEDRPEDLQSSKPRSRKRQKTDHNNKENIPANTSLAPKSKHGEKRVSSECARIAVENYKYVIDDRSMTGGNDDGSLAMWEPEPTWFISSGHRLLRKECRSIFLRLKGRICCPSHHWSFQATHFITPELRRTEKFFAAAAAGRWILKPEYLFACNEAGKLVDAESFEWHGDGLNDNQTISLDASRKWQHLKQRAGHGAFYGMRIIIYGECISPSLDTLRRAVRAGDGMILATAPPYTRFLKLGAVSFAVVSAGTPSSNTWVQEFKSHGIPCVNPSYLVDYMCKPSHLEQHKHVPFDMQDLADESLRKVLSSQEGGDAEQSCSSGRMVVVAMPKNMHGSLHCIENASSNKKTVQILIDNGRPTSTLNVELDEPSRNMVENYKMKSNWNYADFYFSYKNKIILPGRTLRSYGISKGCTIDLYTRVRGGRLSFMDYVEEYKASFTEIAKLPDGNLSLKVPIGGCIFLSSFLSCVMATWSQNRSWNG